Proteins from a genomic interval of Diospyros lotus cultivar Yz01 chromosome 6, ASM1463336v1, whole genome shotgun sequence:
- the LOC127803355 gene encoding disease resistance protein L6-like isoform X4, with protein MDRGDEIAPSLLEAIEDSAATIAVISPKYASSRWCLEELARICELRKLVLPVFFEVDPSDVRRLKGPFEKDIEDLERRFGVEKVVRWRNAMERVGGISGWVYNHRVRV; from the coding sequence ATGGATCGGGGCGACGAAATAGCGCCGAGTTTGCTAGAAGCGATTGAGGATTCGGCTGCAACAATTGCTGTTATATCGCCTAAGTATGCATCCTCCCGGTGGTGCTTGGAGGAGCTGGCGAGAATTTGCGAGCTGCGAAAACTTGTGCTTCCGGTGTTCTTTGAAGTTGATCCGTCGGATGTACGGAGATTGAAAGGACCATTTGAGAAGGACATTGAGGATCTGGAGAGAAGATTTGGAGTGGAAAAAGTGGTGAGATGGAGGAATGCCATGGAAAGAGTTGGAGGGATTTCTGGCTGGGTTTACAACCACAG